The nucleotide sequence AGAAGCGCTGCCACTTCATAAGCGACCCCTATCATGTTAAGGCAATCGGCACGATTTGGTGTTAAGTCCAACTCTAACACTTCATCATTTATGTTTAGATGCTCAAGCGCATCAGTTCCTGTTTCAACATCATTCGGGAATACAAAGATTCCGTCCGCAAATTCTTTGGCAACGAGCTTACTCTCAATGCCTAGCTCTTGTAAGGAGCAGATCATACCATGAGAAGCTTCCCCACGCAGCTTTGCTTTTTTGATTTTAAAATTGCCTGGAAGAACCGCACCGACTTTTGCGACAGCTACCTTCTGTCCTGCTGCAACATTTGGTGCCCCACACACAATTTGTGTATTTTCTTCTTCGCCGATATCAACCTGACAAAGGTTTAGCTTGTCTGCGTTCGGATGTTGTCCACATTCAACGACATGACCGATCACGACGTCCTTAATACCTTTATTAAGCGAATGAATAATATCAACTTCAACACCGCCACGTGTTAATTTTTCGGCAATATCAGCCGCTGTTAAATCACTAATATCAATATATTCTTGTAACCATCGATATGAAACTAGCATTTGTTTTGTTCCTCCTTACGCCCGTTTAAATTGTTGTAAAAAGCGGTAATCGTTTGTATAGAAATGACGAATATCGTCGATGCCATACTTTAACATTGCAAGTCGTTCAACACCCATTCCAAAGGCAAAACCACTATATTTATTTGGATCAAATCCACCCATTTCAAGTACACGTGGGTGTACCATGCCAGCTCCTAACACTTCAATCCAGCCCGATTGTTTACACACTCGACAGCCGTCTCCGCCACACATCACACATGAAATATCAACCTCAACTGATGGCTCTGTGAATGGGAAAAAGCTTGGGCGTAAACGAATTTTTTGATCTGGACCAAAGAACTTTTTCGCAAAAGTTTCAAGTACGCCCTTCAGATCACTCATGCGTACATTTTCGTCAATGTAAAGTCCTTCGATTTGCATAAACTGATGGGAATGTGTCGCGTCGTCATCATCACGACGGAACACTTTACCTGGACAAATAATTTTGACTGGACCTTTTCCTTCATACTTTTCCATCGTTCTTGCTTGCACAGGTGATGTATGAGTACGTAATAATAAGTCATTTGTAATATAGAATGAATCTTGCATATCACGAGCCGGGTGTTCCTTCGGCAAGTTTAGTGCCTCAAAGTTATAATAATCCGTTTCAACTTCAGGGCCTTCAGCAACGGAGAAGCCCATTCCCATAAAGACATCCTCAACATGTTCAACAACACCTGTTAACGGATGACGACTCCCTACTTGTACCGGACGTCCTGGTAATGTGACATCAATGCTTTCTGCTGCGAGCTGTTGCTCAACCGCTTCTTCTTCTAAACGCTGTTCCTTTTGTTCAAGTTTTTCCGTGATCGCAGCGCGAACATCATTTGCCATTTGTCCAACCTTTGGACGCTCTTCAGCTGATAATTTCCCCATGCCACGAAGAACTTCTGTGATTGGCCCCTTCTTCCCTAGATAAGCCACTCGAATTTCTTGTAATGCTTTTAAGTCACTTGCTTCTTCAACTTTTGCGATTGCTTCTGCTTGCAACGCCTCTAAACGCTCTTGCATGACTCTTTCCTCCTTTATGGAATCAGATTTTAACAAGTTTTAGTGATCGCTATCTCCTATTAGGGGGAACAACAAAAAAAGCCCTCATCCCAAAAAAGGGACGAAAGCTTCGCGGTACCACCCTAATTAACAGTAGCTCCTGCTACTGTTCACTTCATTACGATAACGGCTTCTGCCGGTTCAACCTTAATAAGAAACACAAATGATCCTTATCATCCGGTGACAGCTCCAGAGTGAATTCAACTGTGTTGCCATAGAAATGCTTTCAGTCCAGGACATTTCCTCCCTTCATGGCACTTGCAGCCTACTACTCTCCTTCAACACTCTTACTTATGTACAATTTCTATCTATTATAGATAAAAAAAATTAGACTTGCAACTCTACCCACGTAAATAATAAAGCAAAATCCCTGTAGCCACCGCAACATTTAGCGATTCATTTTTCCCATAAATAGGAATATAGAGGTTTTGATCGGTTTGTTCAAGCAACGATTTGCTCACACCTTCTCCTTCATTTCCAACAATAAGTGCAAACTGCTGTTGCGGTTCGATCGCTGTAAACGAACTTCCACCTTCAAGTGCCGTTCCAAAAACAGGAAGCCCTTGCTGCTTACAAACTTCGATCGCTTCGCTCAAGTCTTTCTTGATAACTGGAAGATGAAAAATTGAACCTTGCGTTGCACGAATGACCTTACTATTATAAACATCGACACTCCCACTTCCAACAATCACTCCAGACATTCCAGCACTATCAGCCGTTCGAATCATCGTCCCAAGGTTACCCGGGTCTTGGATCGCATCAACGAAGAGATATCGCCCTTCTGCAAGAATGTCTAGACCTGTCTGTTCGATTTTACAAATAGCAGCAATTCCTTGCGGGGTTTCGGTTTCACTAATTTCTTTCATCACCCGTTCGGTTACAATCGTCACCGAAACATTGTCAACGACCCACCCTGTTGGGATTGAAAACTGTTCATCGACAATCAGTTCTTCAATGTCAGCTTCTGCTTGCAATGCTGCTTCGATGAGATGTGTCCCCTCAATTAAGACGCTCCCCTGTTGCTCACGTCCTTTTTTTGTATGAAGCTTCTTCCATTGTTTTACTCTTTGGTTTTTATGTGATTCAATGCGGTTCATGATTCTTCTATCACCTTTTCTACTCGTTATTTCACGTTTGATAAACGTTGACGGTCAACTTGTTTTCTTTAAAATTATAACCCACAAATTGGTACATAATCCAAAACAAATAATGAAATACTATTTGTAAAGCAATCAATTGATAGCTTATTACACATTTTAGCATACAGGAGGTGTGACACGTGAGTTTTAACTTACGACAAGCAATCTTATCTAATGTTGCAGGAAGTGATGAAAAACAAGTTGAAGCAACGATTCAGGATGCGATGCAAAGTGGCGAAGAAAAAATGCTTCCAGGTCTTGGTGTACTTTTTGAAGTGTATTGGCAACATGCAGATGAATCTGCTAAAAACGAAATGATCTCACAAATTGCCGATGGGCTTCGTCAATAAAATGACACTGTAGAGTTCATTGTTTCCATTTCGAAGCAGTCAAAAAAGCCGGTCGTAAAATTAAACCGGCTTTTTTGACATGCTATCATGAAAATGTAATTTCTTTCACTGTTTCAGCATCTAACTTCTTAATGACTTCAACAATCAGTTTTACTGCATTTTCAAAGTCATCACGATGGAGAATCGCTGCATGAGTATGGATATAACGAGTCGCAATCGTAATCGATAATGCTGGTACACCATTTGCCGTTAAATGAATCGATCCCGAATCCGTACCCCCACCAGGAACGGCATCGAACTGATATGGAATCTTTTTCTCATCAGCAGTATCTGTGACTAGGTCACGAAGCCCTTTATGAGAAACCATTGATGCGTCATAGACGATAATCTGTGGGCCATCACCCATTTTCGCTAATGCATCCTTTGTCGTTACACCCGGTGTATCACCAGCAATGCCAACATCAACAGCAAAACCGATATCAGGCTGGATCTGATTTGTCGCTGTTTTTGCCCCACGTAAGCCGACTTCTTCTTGAACCGTACCAACACCATACACAGTATTCGGATGATCCTCATTTTGAAGCTGACGTAACACCTCAATAGCAATCGCACAACCAATACGGTTATCCCATGCCTTTGCCATTAAATATTTTTCGTTTTTCATGACTGTAAAGTCACAAACAGGCACAATGGCATCTCCCGGACGAATACCAAACTCTTGGGCTTCCTCTTTACTGGATGCACCAATATCAATGAACATGTCTTTCTTATCCATCGATTTCTTGCGTGCTTCTGGTGGTAGAATGTGTGGTGGTTTTGATCCGATCACTCCGGGTACATTGCCTGTTCGTGTCATAATCGTTACTCGTTGCGCGAGCATTACTTGCTCCCACCAGCCACCAACCGTTTGAAACTTAATGAACCCTTTGTCATCAATGTGGGTAACCATAAATCCGATTTCATCAAGGTGACCTGCGACCATGATTTTCGGACCACTTGCCGTCCCTTGCTTTTTCGCAATTAAGCTACCAAGATTATCGGTTGACACCTCATCTGCTAATGGTTCAATGTGCTTTTTCATCACTTCACGAGGTTCGCGCTCATTACCTGGAATCCCATTTGCATCGGTCAATTCTTTTAACATTTGTAACGTCTCATCTAGGTTCGCCATATGTAAAACCTCCTTTAGCTTCTGTATGATCATTTCTCATCCATTATAACGATAACTAAAAAATAGCACAATTTTTCCAACAGGCCCCGACAAGACTAGTCAACAAAAAACAAACTTAGCGCTGGAATAAATGAAATAATTAAAATGTTGATAATCATGACGATAATAAAAGGAATAATGGCACGTAACAAACTTTCAAACCTTGTCCCAGCTATATTTGAGGCAACGAATAAATTGATACCAACCGGTGGTGTAATAAATCCAACGGCTAAATTCACGATCATAATAATACCAAAATGAACCATATCGATCCCTAACGCTTGAGCAACTGGAGCTAGAATTGGTGTTAAAATGATAATCGCTGCCGCGGTTTCGAGAAAAATTCCAATAATAAGTAAAATCAAATTAATAATTAAAAGAGCAATGATCCAATTGTCGGTAATCCCTAGCATCAGTTCCGTAATTTGTGCTGGAATTCTTTCTCGAGTTAAGTAATAGCCAAAAATGGAGGCCCCAGCGATAATAAACATAATCACAGATGTCGTAATAATCGATGATGTGAAGATCTCCATTAAGTCCTTCCATTTGATTTCACGGTAGATGAGAATACCTACAATAAGACCGTAAACAACTGCAACTAGTGCAGCTTCTGTCGGTGTAAACACCCCTCCATAAATACCACCGAGAATAATGACTGGCATCAGTAGGGCAAGAAATGCATCTTTTAACGCTTTAAGAAAATCAATAAATCCGTAAGCTTCTCCGCCCCCGTAGCCCTTAAATAGCGAGATCACATAGACCAGAATAATTAATGAAACAACAACGAACACCCCAGGAATAATTCCTGCAATAAACAAATCACTAATGGATACACCAGCAGCTACACCAAACAAGACTAACGGTACACTCGGTGGAATCATAATCCCTACCGTACCACCTGTGGCTTGAATGGCCGTCGCAAAGTTTTTATCATAGCCTTTTTTCACCATCGCAGGAATAAGAATCGAACCAACGGCGGCCGTTGTTGCTGCTGCTGATCCTGATATCGCTGCAAAAAAAGCACAGGCAACAATCGAGACAATCGCGAGTCCACCACGAACACGACTGAAGATGACATTAGCTAAATGGATTAAACGTTTTGAGATCCCCCCTGTTTCCATTAATTTCCCTGCTAAAATAAAGAAAGGAATCGCAAGTAAGGGAAACGAATCGACCGAATTAAACATTCGTTGCATAATCGCAACAAGTGGAACCGAATCTTGAATGATAAAGATCAGTGAAGCAGACATTCCGAGCGCAATCGCAATGGGTACATTAATTAAAAATAAGACAAATAATAAAACGAACAATAGAACACTCATTATGCCTCCTCCCCTCTCCTTAGATCCTCAAATACTCCAGCAACTAAATTAATGGTTAAGACGATACCACTAATTGGTATCACCAAATAAATGGCCCCCATTGGGATTCTAAGTACCGGTGACAATTGATTCATCGAACGTTCTGACAGATGGAACCCTTGTTGAATCATGAGCCAGAAGAACCCTATGCATACAATAGCAGCGATCACCGTTAACAACCTCCGTAACAATAGTGGTGATTTTTCGACTAAGATTGACATCCCGATATGAGACTTTAATGACATCGCATAGGCTGCCCCTAAAAATGTAATCCAAATTAAACAATAACGTGCTAGCTCTTCGGTCCAGGCGAGCGGTTGATTTAAGACAAACCGAAATAACACTTGGCAAAAAACAGCAACGATCAATACAGTTAAAATGACAATGAGAAAATATTTGATGATTTGATTCATTGTCGCAATGATTTTCCCCATATGCTTCACCCTCTTGTTCAACCCTGCTATCATCTACCGAGCAGGAGTGTTTCTTTCTATTGGTGTTTTTGTTTAGAAAAAAACGGGAAGAAGTCTCGAGTTTACCTGCCTATTTTTCCAGCAGTCTCAGAAGTCTCCTCCCGTTTTTTATAAAATGACATTATTGAGCTTCTAAAATCTCATTTAATAATTCTTGGTATTCGAAGCTGTCATAGACTGAGCTAATCCCTTCACGAAAAGGCTCTACATCTACATCTTCAAGGATTTGCATCCCTTGTTCACGTAGCGTATCTAGTGACTCTTGCTCCATTTCAATAATAAGATCACGTTGATAGGCGCCAATGTTTTGTCCTTCTTCAACAACGATATCACGCAAGTCTTCTGGTAATTGATCATACGTTTCCTGACTCATCATATAGATCGCAACAGAATACACATGGTTCGTCAGTGTCATATACTCTTGGTTTGAATCATATAGGTTAAATTGATCAGCAACGATCGCGGGATTCTCTTGCCCATCAACAACCCCTTGTTGCAAAGCAGTTAATGCTTCTGTCCACGCCATCGGTGATGGTCGTGCGCCAAGCTCTTCAAATGCGGCTAAATGAATATCATTTTCTTGCGTACGAATACTTAATCCATCAAGGTCTGCTGGCTCTTCAATCGGATGTAAGCTATTTGTAATATGGCGGAACCCATTCTCAGCCCATGATAACGGTACAATTCCTTCTGCTTCTAAGCTCGAGAACAGTCGATCACCGATTTCACCTTCTAATACAGCGACAGCGG is from Desertibacillus haloalkaliphilus and encodes:
- a CDS encoding TRAP transporter large permease, which produces MSVLLFVLLFVLFLINVPIAIALGMSASLIFIIQDSVPLVAIMQRMFNSVDSFPLLAIPFFILAGKLMETGGISKRLIHLANVIFSRVRGGLAIVSIVACAFFAAISGSAAATTAAVGSILIPAMVKKGYDKNFATAIQATGGTVGIMIPPSVPLVLFGVAAGVSISDLFIAGIIPGVFVVVSLIILVYVISLFKGYGGGEAYGFIDFLKALKDAFLALLMPVIILGGIYGGVFTPTEAALVAVVYGLIVGILIYREIKWKDLMEIFTSSIITTSVIMFIIAGASIFGYYLTRERIPAQITELMLGITDNWIIALLIINLILLIIGIFLETAAAIIILTPILAPVAQALGIDMVHFGIIMIVNLAVGFITPPVGINLFVASNIAGTRFESLLRAIIPFIIVMIINILIISFIPALSLFFVD
- a CDS encoding M42 family metallopeptidase; this encodes MANLDETLQMLKELTDANGIPGNEREPREVMKKHIEPLADEVSTDNLGSLIAKKQGTASGPKIMVAGHLDEIGFMVTHIDDKGFIKFQTVGGWWEQVMLAQRVTIMTRTGNVPGVIGSKPPHILPPEARKKSMDKKDMFIDIGASSKEEAQEFGIRPGDAIVPVCDFTVMKNEKYLMAKAWDNRIGCAIAIEVLRQLQNEDHPNTVYGVGTVQEEVGLRGAKTATNQIQPDIGFAVDVGIAGDTPGVTTKDALAKMGDGPQIIVYDASMVSHKGLRDLVTDTADEKKIPYQFDAVPGGGTDSGSIHLTANGVPALSITIATRYIHTHAAILHRDDFENAVKLIVEVIKKLDAETVKEITFS
- a CDS encoding TRAP transporter substrate-binding protein, which translates into the protein MKGSQFYLLVLAVIVSMVLTACGGSETSSDESGTADSAGEEEVYVLQAGHSLPDDHPYELAFLQMAENVEERTDGRVIIETFPNSQIGAERELTEGLTFGTVDLVVSSTAPVTNFVPELGVLDLPFLFNDRDSAVAVLEGEIGDRLFSSLEAEGIVPLSWAENGFRHITNSLHPIEEPADLDGLSIRTQENDIHLAAFEELGARPSPMAWTEALTALQQGVVDGQENPAIVADQFNLYDSNQEYMTLTNHVYSVAIYMMSQETYDQLPEDLRDIVVEEGQNIGAYQRDLIIEMEQESLDTLREQGMQILEDVDVEPFREGISSVYDSFEYQELLNEILEAQ
- a CDS encoding TrmH family RNA methyltransferase; this translates as MNRIESHKNQRVKQWKKLHTKKGREQQGSVLIEGTHLIEAALQAEADIEELIVDEQFSIPTGWVVDNVSVTIVTERVMKEISETETPQGIAAICKIEQTGLDILAEGRYLFVDAIQDPGNLGTMIRTADSAGMSGVIVGSGSVDVYNSKVIRATQGSIFHLPVIKKDLSEAIEVCKQQGLPVFGTALEGGSSFTAIEPQQQFALIVGNEGEGVSKSLLEQTDQNLYIPIYGKNESLNVAVATGILLYYLRG
- the sspI gene encoding small acid-soluble spore protein SspI; translation: MSFNLRQAILSNVAGSDEKQVEATIQDAMQSGEEKMLPGLGVLFEVYWQHADESAKNEMISQIADGLRQ
- a CDS encoding TRAP transporter small permease; the encoded protein is MGKIIATMNQIIKYFLIVILTVLIVAVFCQVLFRFVLNQPLAWTEELARYCLIWITFLGAAYAMSLKSHIGMSILVEKSPLLLRRLLTVIAAIVCIGFFWLMIQQGFHLSERSMNQLSPVLRIPMGAIYLVIPISGIVLTINLVAGVFEDLRRGEEA
- the pheS gene encoding phenylalanine--tRNA ligase subunit alpha, translating into MQERLEALQAEAIAKVEEASDLKALQEIRVAYLGKKGPITEVLRGMGKLSAEERPKVGQMANDVRAAITEKLEQKEQRLEEEAVEQQLAAESIDVTLPGRPVQVGSRHPLTGVVEHVEDVFMGMGFSVAEGPEVETDYYNFEALNLPKEHPARDMQDSFYITNDLLLRTHTSPVQARTMEKYEGKGPVKIICPGKVFRRDDDDATHSHQFMQIEGLYIDENVRMSDLKGVLETFAKKFFGPDQKIRLRPSFFPFTEPSVEVDISCVMCGGDGCRVCKQSGWIEVLGAGMVHPRVLEMGGFDPNKYSGFAFGMGVERLAMLKYGIDDIRHFYTNDYRFLQQFKRA